TGCCGCCGCATGCGTACGGTCGCGGAGATCTCGGCCCTGCTGAAGATGCCGCTCGGTGTGGTCCGCGTGCTGCTCAGCGACTTGGCCGACCAGGGAAAGATCCGCGTGTACGGAACCGGTCACGGCACCGGCCAGCCCGACCGCGCACTGCTCGAAAGGGTGCTCAATGGACTCCGCCGTCTCTGAGCCGACGCTGTTCGCCCCGCGCCAGCCAGGGCCCAAGGACCAGGCCGAGGAGTCGCTGCAGGCATGGCAGCTGGACCACACCCGCGCCCCGATAGCGACGAAGATCGTGGTCGCGGGCGGCTTCGGCGTCGGCAAGACGACGTTCGTGGGTTCGGTCTCCGAGATCACCCCGCTGAAGACCGAAGCCCTGATGACCCAGGCCAGTGAGGAGACCGACGACCTCACCGCCACGCCCGACAAGGTCACCACGACCGTGGCGATGGACTTCGGCCGCCTCACGCTCGACGACGACCTCGTCCTGTACGTGTTCGGCACACCCGGTCAGCAGCGCTTCTGGTTCATGTGGGACGACCTGGTGCGCGGCGCGATCGGCGCCGTCGTGCTCGCCGACACCCGGCGTCTCGCCGACTGCTTCCCGGCGCTCGACTACTTCGAGAGCTGCGGACTTCCCTACATCGTCGCGGTCAACCACTTCGAGGGAACGCCCGGTTACGAGGCGGCGGACGTCAGGGAGGCCCTGACCGTACCCCCGCACGTGCCGGTTGTGATCATGGATGCGCGTAACAGGATCACTGTCGTCGAGTCGCTGCTGGCCCTGGTGGGTCACGCTCTCGACGCCACCCCGGCGTAAAGCTGACACGCGCACGAACACGTAACGGAGAACCGCGATGCGGAAGATACTCATAGTCGGAGCCGGCCAGTCCGGGCTCCAGCTCGCCCTCGGACTGCAGTCCAGAGGGTACGAAGTCACCCTCATGTCCAACCGCACGGCCGACGAGATCCGGACCGGCCGGGTCATGTCGACGCAGTGCATGTTCCACACCGCGCTGCAGCACGAGCGCGACCTCCAGCTCAACTTCTGGGAGTCGCAGGCCCCGCGTATCGAGGGCCTCGGCGTCTCGGTCGCCGCGCCGGACTCCTCGCGCGCCATCGACTGGGTCGGCAAGCTGGACGGCTACGCCCAGTCCGTCGACCAGCGCGTGAAGATGGCCGGCTGGATGGAGACCTTCGCGCAGCGCGGCGGTCAGCTCGTCATCCACGGTGCGGCCGTCTCGGACCTGGACTACTTCTCCCGCACCTACGACCTGGTGATGGTCTCGGCCGGCAAGGGCGAGCTGGTCTCCATGTTCGGCCGGGACGCCACGCGTTCGCCGTTCGACGCCCCGCAGCGCGCCCTGGCCGTCGCCTACGTGCACGGCATGGGCCCGCGCCCCGAGCACCCCGACTTCGACGCGGTCCGCTGCAACCTGGTCCCGGGCGTCGGCGAGCTGTTCGTCATGCCGACCCTCACCACGTCCGGCCGCGCGGACATCCTGTTCTGGGAGGGCGTACCCGGCGGACCGCTGGACGCCTTCCAGGGCATCAAGGACCCCTCCGAGCACCTCGCCAAGACGCTGGAGCTGATGGAGAAGTTCACTCCGTGGGAGTACGCCCGCGCCACCAAGGTCGAACTGACCGATGCCAACGGCACCCTGGCGGGCCGTTACGCCCCCACGGTCCGCAAGCCGATCGGCCGGCTGCCCGGCGGCGGCCTGGTCCTGGGTGTCGCGGACGTCGTCGTCGCCAACGACCCGATCACCGGCCAGGGCTCCAACTCGGCCTCCAAGTGCGCCCACGCGTACCTGGAGTCGATCATCGAGCACGGCGACCGGGAGTTCGACGCGGACTGGATGCAGTCCACGTTCGACCGCTACTGGGACACCGCGCAGCACGTCGTGAAGTGGACCAACGCGATGCTCGGCGTCCCGCCGGAGCACGTGCTGAACCTGATCGGTGCCGCCGGTCAGCTCCAGCCGGTCGCCGACCGCTTCGCCAACGGCTTCAACGACCCGGCGGACTTCGACAACTTCTTCTTCGAGCCGGACCGGACGAACGCGTACCTCGCCGAGGTCTCGGCTTCCGTGGCCGGCTGACCCCGCCCGGTCTGTCACGTCGTTCAGGTCGACGTGACAGACCGGCCGGTGCGCCGACGCTACTCGGCCGGGGCGTCCGGCGACGCGTACCCCGTGTCGTCGCCGTCCGTGGCGTCCTCCGGCAGCACCGGTGGCGTGAACGTGCTCAGGGGCTCGGCGCCCGGGTCCGGGCGTACCGCGCCCAGCAGCGGGTTCGAGGCGATCGGCGAGACCTTCACCGAGGTGCCCGGCCGCGGTGCCTGCACCACCAGGCCGTTGCCGATGTAGAGCGCCACATGGGTCGCCTTCGGGAAGTAGATCACCAGGTCGCCGGGGCGCAGCGACCTGATCGGCACCTTGGGCAGTTGCCGCCACTGCTCCTGCGAGGTCCGCGGAATGGTCCGGCCGGCCGATGCCCAGGCCT
The Streptomyces sp. NBC_00234 DNA segment above includes these coding regions:
- a CDS encoding GTP-binding protein — its product is MDSAVSEPTLFAPRQPGPKDQAEESLQAWQLDHTRAPIATKIVVAGGFGVGKTTFVGSVSEITPLKTEALMTQASEETDDLTATPDKVTTTVAMDFGRLTLDDDLVLYVFGTPGQQRFWFMWDDLVRGAIGAVVLADTRRLADCFPALDYFESCGLPYIVAVNHFEGTPGYEAADVREALTVPPHVPVVIMDARNRITVVESLLALVGHALDATPA
- a CDS encoding styrene monooxygenase/indole monooxygenase family protein, with the protein product MRKILIVGAGQSGLQLALGLQSRGYEVTLMSNRTADEIRTGRVMSTQCMFHTALQHERDLQLNFWESQAPRIEGLGVSVAAPDSSRAIDWVGKLDGYAQSVDQRVKMAGWMETFAQRGGQLVIHGAAVSDLDYFSRTYDLVMVSAGKGELVSMFGRDATRSPFDAPQRALAVAYVHGMGPRPEHPDFDAVRCNLVPGVGELFVMPTLTTSGRADILFWEGVPGGPLDAFQGIKDPSEHLAKTLELMEKFTPWEYARATKVELTDANGTLAGRYAPTVRKPIGRLPGGGLVLGVADVVVANDPITGQGSNSASKCAHAYLESIIEHGDREFDADWMQSTFDRYWDTAQHVVKWTNAMLGVPPEHVLNLIGAAGQLQPVADRFANGFNDPADFDNFFFEPDRTNAYLAEVSASVAG